In Marasmius oreades isolate 03SP1 chromosome 3, whole genome shotgun sequence, a single window of DNA contains:
- a CDS encoding uncharacterized protein (BUSCO:EOG09264JQ1): MSDETPSPEIQINVKGPNELKLQITIATDKTVADLKEAIAEQSDVEAARQRLIYSGRVLKDEDALSAYKIQSSHTIHMVKGAARSGGTGSTPSQSTSHPLPTMQSGQNPSDPLTQLNSHMGFGAMAGLNPFADMGLNPNDPNMMQSMMNSPEVLQQMAGMMSNPAIVDQIIANNPQLQGMGPQVREIFQSEGFRNMVSNPETLRMMFNMSAAMRGGGSPFDAFAGGSTETFPAPGVPGGTTGGSNTTTFSTTPGATGANTASPPNPLFNPAMMQQMMSAMGGSPNSNPWSMGGLGGFGSPPTDSRPPEERFQTQLQQLQDMGFTNASQNIRALLATAGNVPAAIEYILGGGGL; the protein is encoded by the exons ATGTCGGACGAAACACCTTCTCcagaaattcaaatcaacGTTAAAG GACCTAACGAACTCAAGTTACAGATAACGATCGCTACCGACAAGACTGTGGCAGACTTGAAGGAGGCAATCGCAGAGCAATCGGATGTCGAAGCAGCAAGGCAACGTCTGATCTATTCTG GGCGGGTGCTGAAG GATGAAGATGCACTTTCAGCATATAAAATTCAATCATCGCATACAATCCATATGGTGAAAGGTGCCGCACGATCAGGTGGGACGGGCTCAACTCCGTCGCAATCCACCTCCCACCCACTCCCCACGATGCAATCTGGACAGAATCCTTCCGATCCCCTGACGCAACTAAACTCACATATGGGCTTTGGTGCTATGGCTGGTCTGAATCCGTTTGCAGATATGGGATTGAATCCCAATGATCCAAACATG ATGCAATCCATGATGAACTCACCGGAAGTCTTGCAGCAGATGGCTGGTATGATGTCAAACCCTGCTATCGTGGATCAGATTATTGCAAATAATCCTCAGCTACAAGGAATGGGGCCTCAGGTTAGAGAAATCTTTCAAAGTGAGGGGTTCCGAAATATGGT GTCGAATCCCGAAACTTTACGTATGATGTTCAACATGTCGGCCGCCATGCGAGGTGGTGGAAGCCCATTTGACGCATTTGCTGGAGGTAGTACAGAAACCTTCCCCGCTCCCGGCGTACCAGGGGGTACTACCGGTGGCTCCAACACCACGACTTTCAGCACGACACCTGGTGCCACTGGCGCGAACACCGCTTCACCACCAAACCCCTTGTTCAATCCAGCTATGATGCAACAGATGATGAGCGCGATGGGAGGCAGTCCTAATTCTAATCCATGGTCAATGGGCGGGTTGGGAGGATTTGGCTCTCCTCCGACGGACAGCAGACCTCCTGAAGAACGGTTCCAAACCCAGCTACAG CAATTGCAAGACATGGGGTTTACAAATGCGTCGCAGAACATTCGAGCGTTGTTAGCAACGGCAGGAAACGTCCCTGCAGCCATCGAGTACATCTTAGGCGGTGGTGGATTATAA
- a CDS encoding uncharacterized protein (MEROPS:MER0000432), translated as MSSVESLFKIAVPDHKLKILREKLELVTFPDELEEVGWKYGVPLVDMRRLVSRWRQGFDWRQEEENINNTLHQFTRDIQVDETHGTLNIHYVHHRSSIEGAIPLLFIHGWPGSFIEATKLIPLLTQPESTDFPSFHVVVMSLPGYGFSEAPKKPGFNASRHAEVGHKLMIALGYEEYVTQGGDWGFYITRRLAQMYGRTNVKAWHTNYPSAGAVAPTLSQPLLYVKHLFTPYSAAEKAGLERTNWFLTEGMGYNHEQSTQPQTLGYALADSPVGLLAWIYEKLKNWTDSYPWSDDEILTWVSLYYFSRAGPAASLRIYYEATKAGDRVVPPSAKPIIPMGVSHFPKELRRAPVTWIMNVGHLVFSSEHTSGGHFAAHEKPFELAADLRKMFGRKGIAYGVIPSRDGYRSSEGT; from the exons ATGTCGTCTGTCGAGTCTCTGTTCAAGATAGCAGTGCCAGATCACAAGTTGAAAATTCTTCGAGAAAAACTGGAGCTTGTTACTTTTCCGGACGAGCTTGAGGAGGTTGGCTGGAAGTATGGGGTACCTTTGGTGGATATGCGTCGATTAGTATCTCGTTGGAGGCAAGGGTTTGATTGGAggcaagaagaagagaataTCAATAACACGTTGCATCAATTTACAAGAGATATCCAAGTTGACGAAACACACGGGACTCTCAACATTCACTATGTGCACCATAGGAGCTCGATTGAAGGCGCAATACCTCTTCTGTTCATTCACGGGT GGCCCGGGAGTTTTATTGAAGCAACCAAGTTGATCCCACTCCTTACGCAACCTGAATCGACGGATTTCCCCAGCTTTCACGTCGTCGTCATGAGCTTGCCCGGTTATGGGTTTAGTGAAGCGCCTAAAAAACCAGGATTTAATGCATCTAGACATGCAGAG GTCGGTCATAAACTTATGATAGCTCTAGGTTATGAGGAATATG TGACTCAGGGCGGCGATTGGGGATTCTAT ATAACTCGTCGTTTGGCTCAAATGTATGGGAGGACCAATGTCAAAGCTTGGCATACCAACTATCCCAG CGCCGGTGCTGTTGCACCAACACTATCGCAACCACTCCTCTATGTTAAACACCTTTTCACCCCATATAGCGCTGCCGAGAAAGCCGGCTTGGAGCGGACGAACTGGTTTCTTACGGAAGGTATGGGGTACAAccatgagcagtcaactcagCCGCAAACGCTGGGTTACGCATTGGCCGATTCTCCTGTCGGCCTTCTTGCCTGGATCTATGAGAAACTGAAGAATTGGACCGACAGTTATCCTTGGAGTGATGATGAAA TATTGACGTGGGTCTCATTGTATTACTTTTCAAGGGCAGGTCCTGCAGCGTCGTTAAGAATATATTACGAAGCTACGAAAGCTGGCGATCGTGTCGTCCCACCATCGGCTAAACCTATTATTCCCATGGGTGTATCTCACTTTCCCAAAGAACTCCGTCGGGCTCCTGTAAC GTGGATCATGAATGTGGGACATCTCGTATTTTCGTCTGAACACACAAGCGGAGGACATTTTGCTGCTCACGAAAAACCGTTCGAGCTTGCAGCTGACTTGAGAAAGATGTTCGGAAGGAAAGGGATTGCATATGGCGTGATTCCAAGTAGAGACGGATATCGCTCAAGTGAAGGAACTTGA
- a CDS encoding uncharacterized protein (CAZy:GH16) — MHSSLVVVLFSSLFVATVSGTQCNITNPCPKSAPCCSEFGFCGTDDFCLGGCNPLTSFSLTSCKPNPVCKSTTYNFSNTSRILSNATYFDGDVEKYDWTVDKGSIQNSGSDIAMILTSSNGGTRLSSTRYVHYGKITATMKTGRWPGVVTAFITMSNIKDEIDWEMPGNRVTEAQTNLFWQGHVPATTNGDTSKGLSDTFANYHDYAIDWQPEELNFLIDGKVVRTVKKSDTVDSRGVSTYPSTPSRVQLSIWPAGVPSMPQGTRDWSGGDINWNDPDYKAAGQFYAQVKSVSIECADKLPDRNITSYAYGTNSTTDTPSVAYSNASVLLNEGVSMRDLSVGGASGMVMNITAVLMGVALLI, encoded by the exons ATGCATTCGTCCCTGGTGGTCGTTCTGTTCTCGTCCCTGTTTGTGGCCACTGTGAGCGGCACACAGTG CAACATAACTAACCCGTGCCCCAAATCTGCTCCTTGTTGTA GTGAATTTGGTTTTTGCGGGACGGACGAC TTCTGCCTCGGCGGTTGTAACCCCCTCACCTCCTTCTCTCTCACCTCCTGCAAGCCCAACCCTGTATGCAAGTCTACAACG TACAACTTCAGCAACACTTCGCGGATTCTCTCTAATGCCACTTACTTTGACGGTGATGTAGAGAAGTACGATTGGACAGTTGATAAAGGTTCCATTCAAAACTCAGGAAGCGACATAGCCATGATTTTGACGTCATCTAACGGTGGAACGAGGCTCTCATCCACGAGATATGTTCATTATGGAAAAATCACCGCTACAA TGAAGACCGGTCGATGGCCAGGCGTAGTAACTGCTTTCATCACCATGAGTAATATCAAGGACGAAATAGACTGGGAAATGCCTGGCAACCGCGTCACCGAAGCTCAGACCAACCTTTTCTGGCAAGGTCATGTTCCCGCCACGACAAATGGAGATACCTCAAAGGGTCTTTCTGACACCTTCGCCAATTATCATGACTATGCAATCGATTGGCAACCTGAAGAACTCAATTTTTTGATCGATGGAAAGGTTGTCAGGACTGTCAAGAAGAGTGATACAGTAGATTCCAGGGGTGTATCGACTTATCCCAGCACCCCCTCTCGTGTTCAGCTATCGATCTGGCCCGCTGGAGTTCCTTCTATGCCCCAAGGCACCAGAGATTGGTCTGGAGGCGACATCAACTGGAATGATCCTGACTACAAGGCTGCTG GCCAGTTCTATGCCCAGGTCAAATCTGTCAGCATCGAATGCGCAGATAAGCTCCCCGACCGTAACATCACTTCTTATGCTTATGGCACCAACTCGACCACTGACACACCCAGTGTTGCGTATTCCAATGCCTCCGTTTTGTTGAATGAAGGTGTTAGTATGAGAGATCTCTCTGTTGGAGGCGCTAGCGGGATGGTAATGAACATCACTGCTGTTCTGATGGGGGTTGCACTTTTAATCTAA